The following are encoded in a window of Callithrix jacchus isolate 240 chromosome 9, calJac240_pri, whole genome shotgun sequence genomic DNA:
- the B4GALNT1 gene encoding beta-1,4 N-acetylgalactosaminyltransferase 1 isoform X2: MWLGRRALFALVLLLACASLGLLYASTRDMPGLRAPLAPWAPPQSPRRPELPDLAPEPRYAHIPVRIKEQVVGLLAQNNCSCESSGRGLPLPFQKQVQAIDLTKAFDPAELRTASATREQEFQAFLSRSQSPADQLLIAPANSPLQYPLQGVEVQPLRSILVPGLSLQAASGQEVYQVNLTASLGTWDVAGEVTGVTLTGEGQAELTLVSSGLDQLNRQLQLVTYSSRSYQTNTADTVRFSTEGHEAAFTIRIRHPPNPRLYPPGSLPKGEYNISTLVTIATKTFLRYDRLRALLTSIRRFYPTVTVVIADDSDKPERVSGPYVEHYLMPFGKGWFAGRNLAVSQVTTKYVLWVDDDFIFTARTRLERLVDVLERTPLDLVGGAVREISGFATTYRQLLSVDPGAPGLGNCLRQRRGFHHELVGFPGCVVTDGVVNFFLARTDKVREVGFDPRLSRVAHLEFFLDGLGSLRVGSCSDVVVDHASKLKLPWTSRDAGAETYARYRYPGSLDESQMAKHRLLFFKHRLQCMTSQ, from the exons ATGTGGCTGGGCCGCCGGGCCCTGTTCGCACTGGTCCTGCTGCTCGCCTGCGCCTCGCTGGGGCTCCTGTACGCGAGCACCCGGGACATGCCCGGCCTCCGGGCACCTCTTGCGCCGTGGGCGCCCCCGCAGAGCCCCCGCAGGCCTGAGCTGCCAGATCTTGCTCCTGAGCCCCGCTACGCACACATCCCGGTCAGGATAAAGGAACAAGTAGTTGG GCTGCTGGCTCAGAACAACTGCAGTTGTGAGTCCAGTGGGAGGGGCCTTCCCCTCCCGTTCCAGAAACAAGTCCAAGCCATTGACCTCACCAAGGCCTTTGACCCTGCAGAGCTGAGGACTGCCTCCGCCACAAGAGAGCAGGAGTTCCAGGCCTTTCTGTCAAG GAGCCAGTCACCAGCTGACCAACTTCTCATAGCCCCTGCCAACTCCCCACTCCAGTACCCCCTGCAGGGTGTGGAAGTTCAGCCCCTCAGGAGCATCTTGGTGCCAG GGCTGAGCCTTCAAGCAGCTTCTGGTCAGGAGGTATACCAG GTGAACCTGACTGCCTCCCTGGGCACCTGGGATGTGGCAGGGGAAGTGACTGGAGTGACTCTCACTGGAGAGGGGCAGGCAGAGCTCACCCTTGTCAGCTCAGGGCTGGACCAACTCAACAGGCAACTACAACTGGTCACTTACAGCAGCCGAAGCTACCAGACCAACACAGCAGACACAG TCCGGTTCTCCACTGAGGGACACGAAGCTGCCTTCACCATCCGCATAAGACACCCCCCCAACCCTCGGCTGTACCCACCTGGGTCTCTACCCAAGGGAG AGTACAACATCAGCACGCTAGTCACGATTGCCACCAAGACCTTCCTCCGTTATGATCGGCTGCGGGCTCTCCTCACCAGTATCCGACGCTTCTACCCAACAGTCACCGTGGTCATCGCTGACGACAGTGACAAGCCAGAGCGCGTTAGTGGCCCCTACGTGGAGCACTATCTCATGCCCTTTGGCAAG GGCTGGTTCGCGGGCCGGAACCTGGCCGTGTCCCAAGTAACCACCAAGTACGTGCTGTGGGTGGATGACGACTTCATCTTCACCGCACGGACGCGGCTGGAGAGGCTTGTGGACGTGCTGGAGCGGACGCCGCTGGACCTG GTCGGGGGTGCGGTGCGCGAGATCTCCGGCTTCGCCACCACCTACCGGCAGCTGCTGAGCGTGGATCCCGGCGCCCCAGGCCTCGGGAACTGCCTCCGGCAAAGGCGCGGCTTCCACCACGAGCTCGTCGGCTTCCCAGGCTGCGTGGTCACCGATGGTGTGGTTAACTTCTTCCTGGCGCGGACTGACAAGGTGCGCGAGGTCGGCTTCGATCCCCGCCTCAGCCGCGTGGCTCACCTGG AATTCTTCCTGGATGGGCTTGGTTCCCTTCGGGTTGGCTCCTGCTCCGATGTCGTGGTAGATCATGCATCCAAATTGAAGCTGCCTTGGACATCAAGGGATGCCGGTGCAGAGACTTATGCCCGGTACCGTTACCCAGGATCACTGGACGAGAGCCAGATGGCCAAACACCGGCTGCTCTTCTTCAAACACCGGCTGCAGTGCATGACCTCCCAGTGA
- the B4GALNT1 gene encoding beta-1,4 N-acetylgalactosaminyltransferase 1 isoform X6 encodes MWLGRRALFALVLLLACASLGLLYASTRDMPGLRAPLAPWAPPQSPRRPELPDLAPEPRYAHIPVRIKEQVVGLLAQNNCSCESSGRGLPLPFQKQVQAIDLTKAFDPAELRTASATREQEFQAFLSRSQSPADQLLIAPANSPLQYPLQGVEVQPLRSILVPGLSLQAASGQEVYQVNLTASLGTWDVAGEVTGVTLTGEGQAELTLVSSGLDQLNRQLQLVTYSSRSYQTNTADTVRFSTEGHEAAFTIRIRHPPNPRLYPPGSLPKGEYNISTLVTIATKTFLRYDRLRALLTSIRRFYPTVTVVIADDSDKPERVSGPYVEHYLMPFGKGWFAGRNLAVSQVTTKYVLWVDDDFIFTARTRLERLVDVLERTPLDLASGTASGKGAASTTSSSASQAAWSPMVWLTSSWRGLTRCARSASIPASAAWLTWNSSWMGLVPFGLAPAPMSW; translated from the exons ATGTGGCTGGGCCGCCGGGCCCTGTTCGCACTGGTCCTGCTGCTCGCCTGCGCCTCGCTGGGGCTCCTGTACGCGAGCACCCGGGACATGCCCGGCCTCCGGGCACCTCTTGCGCCGTGGGCGCCCCCGCAGAGCCCCCGCAGGCCTGAGCTGCCAGATCTTGCTCCTGAGCCCCGCTACGCACACATCCCGGTCAGGATAAAGGAACAAGTAGTTGG GCTGCTGGCTCAGAACAACTGCAGTTGTGAGTCCAGTGGGAGGGGCCTTCCCCTCCCGTTCCAGAAACAAGTCCAAGCCATTGACCTCACCAAGGCCTTTGACCCTGCAGAGCTGAGGACTGCCTCCGCCACAAGAGAGCAGGAGTTCCAGGCCTTTCTGTCAAG GAGCCAGTCACCAGCTGACCAACTTCTCATAGCCCCTGCCAACTCCCCACTCCAGTACCCCCTGCAGGGTGTGGAAGTTCAGCCCCTCAGGAGCATCTTGGTGCCAG GGCTGAGCCTTCAAGCAGCTTCTGGTCAGGAGGTATACCAG GTGAACCTGACTGCCTCCCTGGGCACCTGGGATGTGGCAGGGGAAGTGACTGGAGTGACTCTCACTGGAGAGGGGCAGGCAGAGCTCACCCTTGTCAGCTCAGGGCTGGACCAACTCAACAGGCAACTACAACTGGTCACTTACAGCAGCCGAAGCTACCAGACCAACACAGCAGACACAG TCCGGTTCTCCACTGAGGGACACGAAGCTGCCTTCACCATCCGCATAAGACACCCCCCCAACCCTCGGCTGTACCCACCTGGGTCTCTACCCAAGGGAG AGTACAACATCAGCACGCTAGTCACGATTGCCACCAAGACCTTCCTCCGTTATGATCGGCTGCGGGCTCTCCTCACCAGTATCCGACGCTTCTACCCAACAGTCACCGTGGTCATCGCTGACGACAGTGACAAGCCAGAGCGCGTTAGTGGCCCCTACGTGGAGCACTATCTCATGCCCTTTGGCAAG GGCTGGTTCGCGGGCCGGAACCTGGCCGTGTCCCAAGTAACCACCAAGTACGTGCTGTGGGTGGATGACGACTTCATCTTCACCGCACGGACGCGGCTGGAGAGGCTTGTGGACGTGCTGGAGCGGACGCCGCTGGACCTG GCCTCGGGAACTGCCTCCGGCAAAGGCGCGGCTTCCACCACGAGCTCGTCGGCTTCCCAGGCTGCGTGGTCACCGATGGTGTGGTTAACTTCTTCCTGGCGCGGACTGACAAGGTGCGCGAGGTCGGCTTCGATCCCCGCCTCAGCCGCGTGGCTCACCTGG AATTCTTCCTGGATGGGCTTGGTTCCCTTCGGGTTGGCTCCTGCTCCGATGTCGTGGTAG
- the B4GALNT1 gene encoding beta-1,4 N-acetylgalactosaminyltransferase 1 isoform X3 — protein MWLGRRALFALVLLLACASLGLLYASTRDMPGLRAPLAPWAPPQSPRRPELPDLAPEPRYAHIPVRIKEQVVGLLAQNNCSCESSGRGLPLPFQKQVQAIDLTKAFDPAELRTASATREQEFQAFLSRSQSPADQLLIAPANSPLQYPLQGVEVQPLRSILVPGLSLQAASGQEVYQVNLTASLGTWDVAGEVTGVTLTGEGQAELTLVSSGLDQLNRQLQLVTYSSRSYQTNTADTVRFSTEGHEAAFTIRIRHPPNPRLYPPGSLPKGAEYNISTLVTIATKTFLRYDRLRALLTSIRRFYPTVTVVIADDSDKPERVSGPYVEHYLMPFGKGWFAGRNLAVSQVTTKYVLWVDDDFIFTARTRLERLVDVLERTPLDLASGTASGKGAASTTSSSASQAAWSPMVWLTSSWRGLTRCARSASIPASAAWLTWNSSWMGLVPFGLAPAPMSW, from the exons ATGTGGCTGGGCCGCCGGGCCCTGTTCGCACTGGTCCTGCTGCTCGCCTGCGCCTCGCTGGGGCTCCTGTACGCGAGCACCCGGGACATGCCCGGCCTCCGGGCACCTCTTGCGCCGTGGGCGCCCCCGCAGAGCCCCCGCAGGCCTGAGCTGCCAGATCTTGCTCCTGAGCCCCGCTACGCACACATCCCGGTCAGGATAAAGGAACAAGTAGTTGG GCTGCTGGCTCAGAACAACTGCAGTTGTGAGTCCAGTGGGAGGGGCCTTCCCCTCCCGTTCCAGAAACAAGTCCAAGCCATTGACCTCACCAAGGCCTTTGACCCTGCAGAGCTGAGGACTGCCTCCGCCACAAGAGAGCAGGAGTTCCAGGCCTTTCTGTCAAG GAGCCAGTCACCAGCTGACCAACTTCTCATAGCCCCTGCCAACTCCCCACTCCAGTACCCCCTGCAGGGTGTGGAAGTTCAGCCCCTCAGGAGCATCTTGGTGCCAG GGCTGAGCCTTCAAGCAGCTTCTGGTCAGGAGGTATACCAG GTGAACCTGACTGCCTCCCTGGGCACCTGGGATGTGGCAGGGGAAGTGACTGGAGTGACTCTCACTGGAGAGGGGCAGGCAGAGCTCACCCTTGTCAGCTCAGGGCTGGACCAACTCAACAGGCAACTACAACTGGTCACTTACAGCAGCCGAAGCTACCAGACCAACACAGCAGACACAG TCCGGTTCTCCACTGAGGGACACGAAGCTGCCTTCACCATCCGCATAAGACACCCCCCCAACCCTCGGCTGTACCCACCTGGGTCTCTACCCAAGGGAG CAGAGTACAACATCAGCACGCTAGTCACGATTGCCACCAAGACCTTCCTCCGTTATGATCGGCTGCGGGCTCTCCTCACCAGTATCCGACGCTTCTACCCAACAGTCACCGTGGTCATCGCTGACGACAGTGACAAGCCAGAGCGCGTTAGTGGCCCCTACGTGGAGCACTATCTCATGCCCTTTGGCAAG GGCTGGTTCGCGGGCCGGAACCTGGCCGTGTCCCAAGTAACCACCAAGTACGTGCTGTGGGTGGATGACGACTTCATCTTCACCGCACGGACGCGGCTGGAGAGGCTTGTGGACGTGCTGGAGCGGACGCCGCTGGACCTG GCCTCGGGAACTGCCTCCGGCAAAGGCGCGGCTTCCACCACGAGCTCGTCGGCTTCCCAGGCTGCGTGGTCACCGATGGTGTGGTTAACTTCTTCCTGGCGCGGACTGACAAGGTGCGCGAGGTCGGCTTCGATCCCCGCCTCAGCCGCGTGGCTCACCTGG AATTCTTCCTGGATGGGCTTGGTTCCCTTCGGGTTGGCTCCTGCTCCGATGTCGTGGTAG
- the B4GALNT1 gene encoding beta-1,4 N-acetylgalactosaminyltransferase 1 isoform X5: protein MWLGRRALFALVLLLACASLGLLYASTRDMPGLRAPLAPWAPPQSPRRPELPDLAPEPRYAHIPVRIKEQVVGLLAQNNCSCESSGRGLPLPFQKQVQAIDLTKAFDPAELRTASATREQEFQAFLSRSQSPADQLLIAPANSPLQYPLQGVEVQPLRSILVPGLSLQAASGQEVYQVNLTASLGTWDVAGEVTGVTLTGEGQAELTLVSSGLDQLNRQLQLVTYSSRSYQTNTADTVRFSTEGHEAAFTIRIRHPPNPRLYPPGSLPKGEYNISTLVTIATKTFLRYDRLRALLTSIRRFYPTVTVVIADDSDKPERVSGPYVEHYLMPFGKGWFAGRNLAVSQVTTKYVLWVDDDFIFTARTRLERLVDVLERTPLDLVGGAVREISGFATTYRQLLSVDPGAPGLGNCLRQRRGFHHELVGFPGCVVTDGVVNFFLARTDKVREVGFDPRLSRVAHLGSLDESQMAKHRLLFFKHRLQCMTSQ, encoded by the exons ATGTGGCTGGGCCGCCGGGCCCTGTTCGCACTGGTCCTGCTGCTCGCCTGCGCCTCGCTGGGGCTCCTGTACGCGAGCACCCGGGACATGCCCGGCCTCCGGGCACCTCTTGCGCCGTGGGCGCCCCCGCAGAGCCCCCGCAGGCCTGAGCTGCCAGATCTTGCTCCTGAGCCCCGCTACGCACACATCCCGGTCAGGATAAAGGAACAAGTAGTTGG GCTGCTGGCTCAGAACAACTGCAGTTGTGAGTCCAGTGGGAGGGGCCTTCCCCTCCCGTTCCAGAAACAAGTCCAAGCCATTGACCTCACCAAGGCCTTTGACCCTGCAGAGCTGAGGACTGCCTCCGCCACAAGAGAGCAGGAGTTCCAGGCCTTTCTGTCAAG GAGCCAGTCACCAGCTGACCAACTTCTCATAGCCCCTGCCAACTCCCCACTCCAGTACCCCCTGCAGGGTGTGGAAGTTCAGCCCCTCAGGAGCATCTTGGTGCCAG GGCTGAGCCTTCAAGCAGCTTCTGGTCAGGAGGTATACCAG GTGAACCTGACTGCCTCCCTGGGCACCTGGGATGTGGCAGGGGAAGTGACTGGAGTGACTCTCACTGGAGAGGGGCAGGCAGAGCTCACCCTTGTCAGCTCAGGGCTGGACCAACTCAACAGGCAACTACAACTGGTCACTTACAGCAGCCGAAGCTACCAGACCAACACAGCAGACACAG TCCGGTTCTCCACTGAGGGACACGAAGCTGCCTTCACCATCCGCATAAGACACCCCCCCAACCCTCGGCTGTACCCACCTGGGTCTCTACCCAAGGGAG AGTACAACATCAGCACGCTAGTCACGATTGCCACCAAGACCTTCCTCCGTTATGATCGGCTGCGGGCTCTCCTCACCAGTATCCGACGCTTCTACCCAACAGTCACCGTGGTCATCGCTGACGACAGTGACAAGCCAGAGCGCGTTAGTGGCCCCTACGTGGAGCACTATCTCATGCCCTTTGGCAAG GGCTGGTTCGCGGGCCGGAACCTGGCCGTGTCCCAAGTAACCACCAAGTACGTGCTGTGGGTGGATGACGACTTCATCTTCACCGCACGGACGCGGCTGGAGAGGCTTGTGGACGTGCTGGAGCGGACGCCGCTGGACCTG GTCGGGGGTGCGGTGCGCGAGATCTCCGGCTTCGCCACCACCTACCGGCAGCTGCTGAGCGTGGATCCCGGCGCCCCAGGCCTCGGGAACTGCCTCCGGCAAAGGCGCGGCTTCCACCACGAGCTCGTCGGCTTCCCAGGCTGCGTGGTCACCGATGGTGTGGTTAACTTCTTCCTGGCGCGGACTGACAAGGTGCGCGAGGTCGGCTTCGATCCCCGCCTCAGCCGCGTGGCTCACCTGG GATCACTGGACGAGAGCCAGATGGCCAAACACCGGCTGCTCTTCTTCAAACACCGGCTGCAGTGCATGACCTCCCAGTGA
- the B4GALNT1 gene encoding beta-1,4 N-acetylgalactosaminyltransferase 1 isoform X4: MWLGRRALFALVLLLACASLGLLYASTRDMPGLRAPLAPWAPPQSPRRPELPDLAPEPRYAHIPVRIKEQVVGLLAQNNCSCESSGRGLPLPFQKQVQAIDLTKAFDPAELRTASATREQEFQAFLSRSQSPADQLLIAPANSPLQYPLQGVEVQPLRSILVPGLSLQAASGQEVYQVNLTASLGTWDVAGEVTGVTLTGEGQAELTLVSSGLDQLNRQLQLVTYSSRSYQTNTADTVRFSTEGHEAAFTIRIRHPPNPRLYPPGSLPKGAEYNISTLVTIATKTFLRYDRLRALLTSIRRFYPTVTVVIADDSDKPERVSGPYVEHYLMPFGKGWFAGRNLAVSQVTTKYVLWVDDDFIFTARTRLERLVDVLERTPLDLVGGAVREISGFATTYRQLLSVDPGAPGLGNCLRQRRGFHHELVGFPGCVVTDGVVNFFLARTDKVREVGFDPRLSRVAHLGSLDESQMAKHRLLFFKHRLQCMTSQ, from the exons ATGTGGCTGGGCCGCCGGGCCCTGTTCGCACTGGTCCTGCTGCTCGCCTGCGCCTCGCTGGGGCTCCTGTACGCGAGCACCCGGGACATGCCCGGCCTCCGGGCACCTCTTGCGCCGTGGGCGCCCCCGCAGAGCCCCCGCAGGCCTGAGCTGCCAGATCTTGCTCCTGAGCCCCGCTACGCACACATCCCGGTCAGGATAAAGGAACAAGTAGTTGG GCTGCTGGCTCAGAACAACTGCAGTTGTGAGTCCAGTGGGAGGGGCCTTCCCCTCCCGTTCCAGAAACAAGTCCAAGCCATTGACCTCACCAAGGCCTTTGACCCTGCAGAGCTGAGGACTGCCTCCGCCACAAGAGAGCAGGAGTTCCAGGCCTTTCTGTCAAG GAGCCAGTCACCAGCTGACCAACTTCTCATAGCCCCTGCCAACTCCCCACTCCAGTACCCCCTGCAGGGTGTGGAAGTTCAGCCCCTCAGGAGCATCTTGGTGCCAG GGCTGAGCCTTCAAGCAGCTTCTGGTCAGGAGGTATACCAG GTGAACCTGACTGCCTCCCTGGGCACCTGGGATGTGGCAGGGGAAGTGACTGGAGTGACTCTCACTGGAGAGGGGCAGGCAGAGCTCACCCTTGTCAGCTCAGGGCTGGACCAACTCAACAGGCAACTACAACTGGTCACTTACAGCAGCCGAAGCTACCAGACCAACACAGCAGACACAG TCCGGTTCTCCACTGAGGGACACGAAGCTGCCTTCACCATCCGCATAAGACACCCCCCCAACCCTCGGCTGTACCCACCTGGGTCTCTACCCAAGGGAG CAGAGTACAACATCAGCACGCTAGTCACGATTGCCACCAAGACCTTCCTCCGTTATGATCGGCTGCGGGCTCTCCTCACCAGTATCCGACGCTTCTACCCAACAGTCACCGTGGTCATCGCTGACGACAGTGACAAGCCAGAGCGCGTTAGTGGCCCCTACGTGGAGCACTATCTCATGCCCTTTGGCAAG GGCTGGTTCGCGGGCCGGAACCTGGCCGTGTCCCAAGTAACCACCAAGTACGTGCTGTGGGTGGATGACGACTTCATCTTCACCGCACGGACGCGGCTGGAGAGGCTTGTGGACGTGCTGGAGCGGACGCCGCTGGACCTG GTCGGGGGTGCGGTGCGCGAGATCTCCGGCTTCGCCACCACCTACCGGCAGCTGCTGAGCGTGGATCCCGGCGCCCCAGGCCTCGGGAACTGCCTCCGGCAAAGGCGCGGCTTCCACCACGAGCTCGTCGGCTTCCCAGGCTGCGTGGTCACCGATGGTGTGGTTAACTTCTTCCTGGCGCGGACTGACAAGGTGCGCGAGGTCGGCTTCGATCCCCGCCTCAGCCGCGTGGCTCACCTGG GATCACTGGACGAGAGCCAGATGGCCAAACACCGGCTGCTCTTCTTCAAACACCGGCTGCAGTGCATGACCTCCCAGTGA
- the B4GALNT1 gene encoding beta-1,4 N-acetylgalactosaminyltransferase 1 isoform X8, with protein sequence MPCPFFPVRFSTEGHEAAFTIRIRHPPNPRLYPPGSLPKGEYNISTLVTIATKTFLRYDRLRALLTSIRRFYPTVTVVIADDSDKPERVSGPYVEHYLMPFGKGWFAGRNLAVSQVTTKYVLWVDDDFIFTARTRLERLVDVLERTPLDLVGGAVREISGFATTYRQLLSVDPGAPGLGNCLRQRRGFHHELVGFPGCVVTDGVVNFFLARTDKVREVGFDPRLSRVAHLEFFLDGLGSLRVGSCSDVVVDHASKLKLPWTSRDAGAETYARYRYPGSLDESQMAKHRLLFFKHRLQCMTSQ encoded by the exons ATGCCATGTCCTTTCTTCCCAGTCCGGTTCTCCACTGAGGGACACGAAGCTGCCTTCACCATCCGCATAAGACACCCCCCCAACCCTCGGCTGTACCCACCTGGGTCTCTACCCAAGGGAG AGTACAACATCAGCACGCTAGTCACGATTGCCACCAAGACCTTCCTCCGTTATGATCGGCTGCGGGCTCTCCTCACCAGTATCCGACGCTTCTACCCAACAGTCACCGTGGTCATCGCTGACGACAGTGACAAGCCAGAGCGCGTTAGTGGCCCCTACGTGGAGCACTATCTCATGCCCTTTGGCAAG GGCTGGTTCGCGGGCCGGAACCTGGCCGTGTCCCAAGTAACCACCAAGTACGTGCTGTGGGTGGATGACGACTTCATCTTCACCGCACGGACGCGGCTGGAGAGGCTTGTGGACGTGCTGGAGCGGACGCCGCTGGACCTG GTCGGGGGTGCGGTGCGCGAGATCTCCGGCTTCGCCACCACCTACCGGCAGCTGCTGAGCGTGGATCCCGGCGCCCCAGGCCTCGGGAACTGCCTCCGGCAAAGGCGCGGCTTCCACCACGAGCTCGTCGGCTTCCCAGGCTGCGTGGTCACCGATGGTGTGGTTAACTTCTTCCTGGCGCGGACTGACAAGGTGCGCGAGGTCGGCTTCGATCCCCGCCTCAGCCGCGTGGCTCACCTGG AATTCTTCCTGGATGGGCTTGGTTCCCTTCGGGTTGGCTCCTGCTCCGATGTCGTGGTAGATCATGCATCCAAATTGAAGCTGCCTTGGACATCAAGGGATGCCGGTGCAGAGACTTATGCCCGGTACCGTTACCCAGGATCACTGGACGAGAGCCAGATGGCCAAACACCGGCTGCTCTTCTTCAAACACCGGCTGCAGTGCATGACCTCCCAGTGA
- the B4GALNT1 gene encoding beta-1,4 N-acetylgalactosaminyltransferase 1 isoform X1: MWLGRRALFALVLLLACASLGLLYASTRDMPGLRAPLAPWAPPQSPRRPELPDLAPEPRYAHIPVRIKEQVVGLLAQNNCSCESSGRGLPLPFQKQVQAIDLTKAFDPAELRTASATREQEFQAFLSRSQSPADQLLIAPANSPLQYPLQGVEVQPLRSILVPGLSLQAASGQEVYQVNLTASLGTWDVAGEVTGVTLTGEGQAELTLVSSGLDQLNRQLQLVTYSSRSYQTNTADTVRFSTEGHEAAFTIRIRHPPNPRLYPPGSLPKGAEYNISTLVTIATKTFLRYDRLRALLTSIRRFYPTVTVVIADDSDKPERVSGPYVEHYLMPFGKGWFAGRNLAVSQVTTKYVLWVDDDFIFTARTRLERLVDVLERTPLDLVGGAVREISGFATTYRQLLSVDPGAPGLGNCLRQRRGFHHELVGFPGCVVTDGVVNFFLARTDKVREVGFDPRLSRVAHLEFFLDGLGSLRVGSCSDVVVDHASKLKLPWTSRDAGAETYARYRYPGSLDESQMAKHRLLFFKHRLQCMTSQ, translated from the exons ATGTGGCTGGGCCGCCGGGCCCTGTTCGCACTGGTCCTGCTGCTCGCCTGCGCCTCGCTGGGGCTCCTGTACGCGAGCACCCGGGACATGCCCGGCCTCCGGGCACCTCTTGCGCCGTGGGCGCCCCCGCAGAGCCCCCGCAGGCCTGAGCTGCCAGATCTTGCTCCTGAGCCCCGCTACGCACACATCCCGGTCAGGATAAAGGAACAAGTAGTTGG GCTGCTGGCTCAGAACAACTGCAGTTGTGAGTCCAGTGGGAGGGGCCTTCCCCTCCCGTTCCAGAAACAAGTCCAAGCCATTGACCTCACCAAGGCCTTTGACCCTGCAGAGCTGAGGACTGCCTCCGCCACAAGAGAGCAGGAGTTCCAGGCCTTTCTGTCAAG GAGCCAGTCACCAGCTGACCAACTTCTCATAGCCCCTGCCAACTCCCCACTCCAGTACCCCCTGCAGGGTGTGGAAGTTCAGCCCCTCAGGAGCATCTTGGTGCCAG GGCTGAGCCTTCAAGCAGCTTCTGGTCAGGAGGTATACCAG GTGAACCTGACTGCCTCCCTGGGCACCTGGGATGTGGCAGGGGAAGTGACTGGAGTGACTCTCACTGGAGAGGGGCAGGCAGAGCTCACCCTTGTCAGCTCAGGGCTGGACCAACTCAACAGGCAACTACAACTGGTCACTTACAGCAGCCGAAGCTACCAGACCAACACAGCAGACACAG TCCGGTTCTCCACTGAGGGACACGAAGCTGCCTTCACCATCCGCATAAGACACCCCCCCAACCCTCGGCTGTACCCACCTGGGTCTCTACCCAAGGGAG CAGAGTACAACATCAGCACGCTAGTCACGATTGCCACCAAGACCTTCCTCCGTTATGATCGGCTGCGGGCTCTCCTCACCAGTATCCGACGCTTCTACCCAACAGTCACCGTGGTCATCGCTGACGACAGTGACAAGCCAGAGCGCGTTAGTGGCCCCTACGTGGAGCACTATCTCATGCCCTTTGGCAAG GGCTGGTTCGCGGGCCGGAACCTGGCCGTGTCCCAAGTAACCACCAAGTACGTGCTGTGGGTGGATGACGACTTCATCTTCACCGCACGGACGCGGCTGGAGAGGCTTGTGGACGTGCTGGAGCGGACGCCGCTGGACCTG GTCGGGGGTGCGGTGCGCGAGATCTCCGGCTTCGCCACCACCTACCGGCAGCTGCTGAGCGTGGATCCCGGCGCCCCAGGCCTCGGGAACTGCCTCCGGCAAAGGCGCGGCTTCCACCACGAGCTCGTCGGCTTCCCAGGCTGCGTGGTCACCGATGGTGTGGTTAACTTCTTCCTGGCGCGGACTGACAAGGTGCGCGAGGTCGGCTTCGATCCCCGCCTCAGCCGCGTGGCTCACCTGG AATTCTTCCTGGATGGGCTTGGTTCCCTTCGGGTTGGCTCCTGCTCCGATGTCGTGGTAGATCATGCATCCAAATTGAAGCTGCCTTGGACATCAAGGGATGCCGGTGCAGAGACTTATGCCCGGTACCGTTACCCAGGATCACTGGACGAGAGCCAGATGGCCAAACACCGGCTGCTCTTCTTCAAACACCGGCTGCAGTGCATGACCTCCCAGTGA
- the B4GALNT1 gene encoding beta-1,4 N-acetylgalactosaminyltransferase 1 isoform X7, whose amino-acid sequence MPCPFFPVRFSTEGHEAAFTIRIRHPPNPRLYPPGSLPKGAEYNISTLVTIATKTFLRYDRLRALLTSIRRFYPTVTVVIADDSDKPERVSGPYVEHYLMPFGKGWFAGRNLAVSQVTTKYVLWVDDDFIFTARTRLERLVDVLERTPLDLVGGAVREISGFATTYRQLLSVDPGAPGLGNCLRQRRGFHHELVGFPGCVVTDGVVNFFLARTDKVREVGFDPRLSRVAHLEFFLDGLGSLRVGSCSDVVVDHASKLKLPWTSRDAGAETYARYRYPGSLDESQMAKHRLLFFKHRLQCMTSQ is encoded by the exons ATGCCATGTCCTTTCTTCCCAGTCCGGTTCTCCACTGAGGGACACGAAGCTGCCTTCACCATCCGCATAAGACACCCCCCCAACCCTCGGCTGTACCCACCTGGGTCTCTACCCAAGGGAG CAGAGTACAACATCAGCACGCTAGTCACGATTGCCACCAAGACCTTCCTCCGTTATGATCGGCTGCGGGCTCTCCTCACCAGTATCCGACGCTTCTACCCAACAGTCACCGTGGTCATCGCTGACGACAGTGACAAGCCAGAGCGCGTTAGTGGCCCCTACGTGGAGCACTATCTCATGCCCTTTGGCAAG GGCTGGTTCGCGGGCCGGAACCTGGCCGTGTCCCAAGTAACCACCAAGTACGTGCTGTGGGTGGATGACGACTTCATCTTCACCGCACGGACGCGGCTGGAGAGGCTTGTGGACGTGCTGGAGCGGACGCCGCTGGACCTG GTCGGGGGTGCGGTGCGCGAGATCTCCGGCTTCGCCACCACCTACCGGCAGCTGCTGAGCGTGGATCCCGGCGCCCCAGGCCTCGGGAACTGCCTCCGGCAAAGGCGCGGCTTCCACCACGAGCTCGTCGGCTTCCCAGGCTGCGTGGTCACCGATGGTGTGGTTAACTTCTTCCTGGCGCGGACTGACAAGGTGCGCGAGGTCGGCTTCGATCCCCGCCTCAGCCGCGTGGCTCACCTGG AATTCTTCCTGGATGGGCTTGGTTCCCTTCGGGTTGGCTCCTGCTCCGATGTCGTGGTAGATCATGCATCCAAATTGAAGCTGCCTTGGACATCAAGGGATGCCGGTGCAGAGACTTATGCCCGGTACCGTTACCCAGGATCACTGGACGAGAGCCAGATGGCCAAACACCGGCTGCTCTTCTTCAAACACCGGCTGCAGTGCATGACCTCCCAGTGA